One window from the genome of Candidatus Nanopelagicales bacterium encodes:
- the pseC gene encoding UDP-4-amino-4,6-dideoxy-N-acetyl-beta-L-altrosamine transaminase, with protein sequence MGRRTPRGLSSTQWGNQAEVIPYGRQSVDEEDVAAVSSVLRSAWLTTGPAVEEFESELARQVGAAQCVSVTSGTAALHCAYTAGAIGPGDEVITPPLTFVATQAAAAALGAKIKFADVEPDTGNIDPAAAAALVTPQTRAIVAVDYAGHPAELDDLRSIAREHGILLIEDAAHSIGSCYRGRPVGSIADLTTFSFFPTKNITTGEGGAVATADPTLAQRARLFRNHGLVRDSKAQRYPDEGPWHQEVHDFGLNYRLPDILAALGLSQLDRMAEFKRRRAEIFGLYAALLGGIDDLALPTVRDHVDPMWHLFPLRVPASERARIFQSLRKRGIGVQVNYMPAYWHPVFEDLGYKRGTCPNAEAYYREEISLPMFPGLRDDEVHRVADAVVSSLGRPGAS encoded by the coding sequence GTGGGGCGACGAACCCCCCGGGGCTTGTCCAGCACACAGTGGGGAAACCAAGCCGAAGTGATTCCTTACGGACGTCAGTCAGTAGACGAAGAAGACGTTGCGGCTGTCTCGTCAGTCCTGCGCAGCGCCTGGCTGACGACTGGACCCGCAGTCGAGGAGTTCGAATCCGAGCTCGCACGGCAAGTCGGCGCCGCGCAATGTGTATCCGTGACATCAGGCACGGCGGCGCTCCACTGCGCGTACACCGCAGGAGCCATCGGTCCGGGCGATGAGGTAATCACGCCACCCCTAACGTTTGTTGCCACGCAGGCCGCAGCAGCTGCGCTCGGCGCCAAGATCAAGTTCGCAGACGTTGAGCCTGATACCGGAAACATCGACCCAGCAGCCGCCGCCGCACTCGTTACTCCGCAGACCCGAGCGATCGTTGCAGTCGACTACGCCGGCCATCCGGCGGAGCTCGATGACCTGCGGTCCATCGCCCGCGAGCATGGAATCCTTCTCATAGAGGACGCAGCACATTCGATCGGATCCTGCTATCGCGGTCGGCCCGTCGGGTCGATCGCGGACCTCACGACGTTCTCGTTCTTCCCGACCAAGAACATCACAACGGGGGAGGGAGGTGCGGTCGCTACGGCTGATCCGACGCTCGCCCAGCGAGCGAGGTTGTTCCGGAATCACGGCCTGGTGCGGGACTCCAAGGCTCAGCGCTACCCAGACGAAGGACCATGGCATCAGGAGGTGCATGATTTCGGCCTCAACTACCGGCTGCCGGACATTCTCGCGGCCCTGGGCCTGAGCCAACTGGACCGCATGGCCGAGTTCAAGAGGCGCCGCGCGGAGATCTTCGGGCTCTACGCGGCGCTGCTCGGCGGCATTGACGACCTAGCTCTCCCGACGGTTCGGGACCATGTCGACCCAATGTGGCATCTCTTTCCGCTCAGAGTCCCGGCCAGCGAGCGCGCCCGAATCTTCCAAAGTCTGCGTAAGCGTGGCATCGGCGTGCAAGTGAACTACATGCCTGCGTACTGGCATCCGGTATTCGAGGATCTCGGCTACAAACGTGGGACGTGCCCCAACGCTGAGGCGTACTACCGGGAGGAGATCTCGCTCCCAATGTTCCCGGGTCTTCGTGATGACGAAGTGCACCGGGTGGCCGACGCTGTCGTCAGCAGCCTAGGAAGACCGGGCGCGTCATGA
- a CDS encoding FkbM family methyltransferase — MRKVGLEVGRFPQDTQGNVLFRALLSARPGMVLDIGANNGGFARTLRSFGYGGDIVSFEPGEAARRDLVLSAETDEKWNVRGEALGDFDGSADLNVTANAGASSSLVDMLDRHVEAAPDAKVVKRESVRVRRLDSIVAAGELVLNRPVLKIDVQGYERQVLAGCGRLLNRIVAVQLELSVEPLYAGAWDWQEAIEWLEAEGYRLRGLEPGFCDSSTGVMLQFDAVLCRDDDQDSRDSIHGSRS, encoded by the coding sequence TTGCGGAAGGTTGGGCTCGAGGTAGGCAGGTTCCCGCAGGACACGCAAGGCAATGTGCTGTTCCGCGCGCTGCTCTCGGCCCGTCCGGGCATGGTGCTCGACATCGGTGCCAACAACGGTGGATTCGCCCGGACTCTGAGGAGTTTCGGGTACGGAGGCGACATCGTGTCGTTCGAACCCGGGGAGGCCGCGCGCCGCGATCTCGTGCTCTCGGCAGAGACAGATGAGAAGTGGAATGTGCGCGGCGAGGCGCTCGGAGATTTTGACGGCTCGGCCGACCTGAACGTCACGGCGAACGCGGGCGCGAGCAGTTCGCTGGTGGACATGCTGGACCGCCATGTGGAGGCGGCTCCCGACGCGAAAGTTGTCAAACGGGAGAGCGTTAGGGTTCGAAGGCTCGATTCGATCGTCGCGGCAGGAGAACTTGTCCTCAACAGGCCAGTGTTGAAGATTGACGTCCAAGGATATGAGCGCCAGGTTCTTGCGGGTTGCGGAAGGCTGCTGAACCGAATCGTCGCAGTTCAGCTAGAGCTCTCAGTGGAGCCGCTATACGCGGGGGCGTGGGATTGGCAGGAGGCTATTGAGTGGTTGGAGGCCGAAGGTTATCGGTTGCGCGGCCTCGAACCCGGGTTCTGTGACAGCTCGACAGGGGTGATGCTGCAGTTCGATGCCGTCCTTTGCCGAGACGATGACCAGGATTCCCGGGATTCCATCCATGGCAGTCGATCCTGA
- a CDS encoding FkbM family methyltransferase, whose product MATLKSIRNKIVDNRPAQAALRKASRARVIPPRVYEKIPPLGSHPVITPEGNTIAYVADLSDMMARQVVWGNLQVWEATSLQIFSKLARSSVRFLDVGAYTGIYSLIACADGPGEAIAFEPNPAVRPLLARNIRANNFDHRVTVIPKAASDTPGTATMTIPFDTTAARLDASGTGPCVEVTTVDDVLAGRRVDIMKIDVERLEPQVLKGAANSLSQYHPALIIECLDQESFVAVDELVRGFGYDNCQHLGQRGVASTTSFVEEPAFANFLWQTTHR is encoded by the coding sequence ATGGCAACGCTCAAGTCGATCAGGAACAAGATCGTCGACAATAGGCCCGCCCAGGCAGCACTCAGGAAGGCGTCTCGAGCACGGGTCATCCCGCCGCGCGTCTACGAGAAGATCCCGCCGCTCGGCAGCCACCCCGTCATCACACCGGAGGGGAACACAATCGCCTATGTTGCCGACCTGAGCGACATGATGGCGCGGCAAGTCGTGTGGGGGAATCTCCAGGTCTGGGAAGCCACCAGTCTCCAGATCTTCTCCAAGCTTGCCCGATCCTCGGTACGCTTCCTGGACGTCGGAGCCTACACGGGGATCTACAGCCTTATCGCTTGCGCTGACGGCCCAGGCGAGGCTATCGCGTTTGAGCCGAATCCAGCCGTCCGACCACTTCTTGCGAGGAACATCAGGGCCAACAACTTCGATCACCGAGTGACGGTTATCCCAAAGGCCGCATCGGATACCCCTGGCACCGCCACCATGACCATCCCGTTCGACACCACCGCTGCCAGGCTGGATGCAAGCGGAACCGGGCCGTGCGTCGAAGTCACAACAGTCGACGACGTACTGGCTGGCAGAAGAGTGGACATAATGAAGATTGACGTAGAACGGCTGGAGCCGCAGGTGCTGAAGGGGGCTGCCAACTCGCTCTCGCAGTACCATCCGGCGCTCATTATCGAATGCCTAGACCAGGAATCGTTCGTTGCGGTCGATGAGCTCGTTCGCGGCTTCGGCTACGACAACTGCCAGCACCTTGGTCAACGCGGGGTCGCGTCGACCACGTCCTTCGTCGAAGAGCCAGCATTCGCCAACTTCCTCTGGCAAACCACTCACAGGTAG